The stretch of DNA aaaagtttttttttgttgtttttttttttttatgtgcggTGCACCTCTAGCTAAAGGTAAATACTGTAAGCCCACCCCTTTACACTGTATCAGGCAGGATAGTGGCCTAGGAACTACCACTGGAAAAATAAGACTGGCAGAAAGATACAGACACGATACTTGTGTAGTGTTAACTAtacaaaaaggaggaaaaaaaaaactgtacagcATAAAAACAACTGATATACACagccttttttgttgttttttttaccccttgGATACTAATGCATTTTCTTTCAGTAAGTGAAGTGTGTACAAGGGGGTTAAATGCTTTATAAACAAGAAAATGACCACTATATATGTCGCTCGCCGTctactcatcatcatcatcgtcgtcgtcatcctcctcctcctcgtcttcatcatcatcatcgtcgtcgtcatcgtccTTCTTCTCTGCCTTGGCGGGGGCTTTTCCGGGTGCTCCGCCGCCTGTCTTGCCCTTAGCGCGGTACGCGGCGACGTCCTACGAAGGGAAGGAAGCAGGAAAGCGTGTTACGCCGATGCCGAGACGCAAACAGGACGCCATGAACGGGACCAGATCGGAGTCGGACTCCTTACCTTCTCATACTTCTCCTTCAGTTTAGCTGCCTTCTTCTCATAGGGCTGCTTGTCCTCCGCAGCGGTGCTGTTCCACATCTCGCCCAGCCTCTTGGCGACGTCTCCGATCGTCAGCCCGGGGCTCTCGCCTTTCACCTTAGGGCGGAACTCCgagcagaagatgaagaaggcggatctgggggggggggggggtcaaaacaaaacttgtcaTCTTACACAACATGACTAagctttgttttaatcttttaaacaGACAGATATGGTAAAATCATAAAGAGCCGGGCTGCAGTACTTACGGGGGTCTCTTGGGGGCATTGGGGTCCTtgtacttcttcttcttgcctccCCTGGCTGGAACATAGCTCATCATCTCCCTTTCGTAGCGAGCCTTGTCCTGCCTGGCCAGGTCCTCAAATTTACCTTTCTCCTTGGCAGACATTGTCTAAAGACAAAGAGGGGACTCGGTGAGCGCCGACTTTACTAACGCCCGGAAGAACGCGACATCAAATGTAAAgaaactttgattttttttttttttttttttttttaccttccaTCGCTCGGAGCACTTCTTGGAGAATTCTGCAAAGTTAACCGAAGCTTCGGGGTGTTTCTTCTTGTGCTCCTCCCGACAGGTCTGGACAAAATACGCATAGGAGGACATCTTCCCCCGCGGCTTGGTCGGATCCTTCCCCATCTTGATGGCAAAAAATCtgaaactggcatttaaaacaaataaaaataaatcaattaaccGTGTGCGGCTGCATAGATAAAACAGATCTTTTTTTCGGGGGGAAATAAAGATTTTATGAaattaatgtaaatttaaataattaatcaattatGTAAAATGAGTTATATTTGTGCACATCTTCCCTGCCTCCTATACCGCCCTGCTACACAATGAGGGCGTGTTTTCATGTCTGCCTATTGACCACATGCTACTATttgagtcccccccccccacccccgccctcCCTGCTGTCAACCTGCGCTAAGTTTAAGATGAGTTAAGGCTGAACACTTAAAACTAAACAGCCCAGCACGGTCGGGACCGATGGcatgaaaagaaataagttATTTTATCggtgcaaccttttttttttttttcccttttactgTTGTGGCCTTTACATAAAAACCAGTGGTCCGCGGTCGGATCCCAATGGGCTGATTTAAAAACTGACTAAAACAAATCGCTGCGGATTCAAGAGGAAAACCAGAAATGTGTCTTGTTGACTTTTTGCCATTTAAGTGCAAAAGTCTTTAAGTTAAGTTCGCAACATAAGCCCCATAATTCAAATGTGACGCTAAAACAAAGgttttaaaagctaaaataagcATATTGTGCGGTTTATCATATATATGTTAATgtcaaaaaacattacattttaattcGCATTTCggtgaaaaaatataaaatcgaACCGTTAATAAACATTCGGTTTTATTTCAAATCGAGTTTTTGCGAAAGAAACAACTTTGACACAAAAAAGGAGACGAATTACATAAAAATCTGTGtttattgaaattaaaacactttaaaacgGTGATTCGGTGCAATTTAACACTCCCCCGATGTAAAGTCTTCATCCTCTAATGTTCGGCAAAAAATTTGAACGAAATTCGCAAATGCGTTCAAAAGCCGATATTTCCCCGTTATATTCGCCCATTAAACGCTACTGTAAGTCCCCAAGTAAGCTGCGTCGACCGGAGTAGTAATGGCGCATAGGCTCTCGTTGAGGAAAAGGAGGTCAACAACGACGGCaatatttcttcttccattttgtGAGAATGCCTTCTTCATGAAAGAAAGTCCCCCTCAAATGTCTCCTCCCGCCTCCCAGTTCGCTTTGCAACACGACAAATATGCCCGGAAAGCCGGCGATCTTGACAAAATATTTCCCCGATTGATTCCTATTGCACTGGCCGCCTTGTATAGTAATACATTGGGTCTGTGCTGTGTCTATGAGCGGGCTGTGCTACTGACTTGGTTTCTATGAGCTCCTAATGGCCGCTCGTcttcatccactaacatggagaatATGGCTCCTTCTCTTTGTGTCAACGCACAGCCATTGCACTGCATGCAATAGAGGGCAGAGCGACCGCGGCGACCACTTCGTTTCAAGCCCCGATTTAAACCCTTTAAAAGCGGCGGAAAAATCCCCAAAGGGCGCCGTTCGAACCACGAAGGATTGAACTTTCTTTTGCCGTCGTTACATCGCATAGTTGCGGGTTTGTTTCGCGAGAAAACACGGTTAGAAAAAGTTGAACCGAACTGCGCCTCTGTCGCTGGCTTCCCATTCGCCTCGCTGCCTTGTTTCCTATGCGAATACAGTCAGCCATTACAGTAAAAGCGCAGATCGTGAGGTAATTTTTTCGCCGTCTCATCGGGGCAAACTgtggcaaacaaacacacggacGTGTGTATTTTGAGACGGTCTTTCTTTTTCTCGTGTTTTCGTGATTTTTTAGCTTTGTGCGCGGACCCGCTCACAGGGTCTTCACATGACAGCCGTTCAGGCTTCGCAATGCACTGCAGCGGCTAGCTAACGGGGAGCCCTCTACCATTGTCGCTAACCGTGTTGTCCGCTACACATTCCTGAATTTTTACGCGATAACTACCGATTGATTCGACTCTATTTTGCGAAAACAACACGAGAGTAATATACTGAATTATTCGTATTTGACGAAATCGACGTTTTGCGTCGAATTTCGTCAAGGTTAATATTCATTTCTTCCATTTTACAGCCGCGTCTGGTCCACTCACTCCCAGGCAAAGAGTAACGCTACCTGCTTAGCGCcggttattattttttttttgttgtttttctcaaacGTTAAAAATCTCCGCAAACACTAAAATGTTTAAGGTTGACCTATAGCTAACACTCGAGCATGATATTTTCGGTTGTTATCGCCGTTCTCGCCATTACGGACACTTAAAATGTTGCTGTGTGTGATACTTACCTAGTGACTATGGCTGGATCTCAATGCTCTGCAATGGCTGTGTATGAGGGAGCACAGGCGATACGCAGTGTCTTCACTCCTCAGCTCTCTAACATTACTCTCGGCGGGGCTCGCACGCCATTGGCCAGCGCCCAACCTGCCGCGGCTCTGATTGGCCAGAGGCTTTTCATTGTCCTAATAGAAGACGAGGTCCCATTGGCTGCCTTTTGTGAAACGTCACTGAAGTTTTCCGCGGCGCGTGGATACAAAAATATTTCCGTGGGAGCATGCCGGAGCTGGTAGTAGTGGAGTGTGTTTGCCATAGTATTGAATTCACTACGTTGAGCACAGTGTACAGTAGGCAAGTTAAATGAATGAGGCAACGCGCTGCGCTCGTAGTCGGTGAACGAGGCGGCCGGAAAACATTGTGCGGCCGTGTCGGACGTGTCACCGGTCTCTTCATCAACCGGCTCCAGTGCACGTTCACCTCTGTACACGTGAGCTTATTTGCAAATTATACCTTTAAAAAGGCACCACGGAGGGCACCGCGTGTTCACGTGTAAACAACGCAAGAGACGGCGGCTCATCTCGCACTTGATGGACGCACGCCGGACGTCACgtttttaaaaagatttgtctctttgtatgaatgaaaacacaataactGTTCGGTCAATGGTCTCCATTATGATTGCTGTGTGAGTCATACCTTTAATTTAACCTCATGATTTGGAGAAAGTCACCGCACTGTCTATGTCAGACAGTGTTTTCTTACTCTTTCTGACAAGTATACACAATAGTTACTTTTACTAGTCACTAACTGGGTGCTTTTGACCATGTTTACTTATCACCATGCTCATATTAGGATTAAAATGTAGCAGCACATATCAAATCTTGATCAGTGCGTTTAAAGGGTGACAATCCATCAAGCCTgatcgttttattttttccctgttGTTTTTGCCTCATATTTGCTTCAGGTCAGGTACAGGAACTGATATTGCTAATGATAGTGTGCTCATTCGTAATTAAGACAGAAGATCAAATGAGCAGGGCACACTGTTAATTTTAGCAGTGTACAAATGGaagaattaaaaactgaaaagtaTGTATTttataagtatttattttttttaatttatttatttattttacagtgagACGTGGTCTTTATTtccagccttttgttttttttttactcaagcCTGTTTGCTAATTGTAGGTCTCACATATAACAGGTCTCCATGATAACATAAAAGCAGGGGACTTTTTATCCTCAACGCCAGACACGTTGTTTTGTTCGGCATAATTGTTAAAACAAACTTGGCTCGTATATTACAATAtaattaaaagggaaaaatgaCCCAATCTGAAACCCATTCATTTCTATGTAACCCTCTGTATATCAACTGCATATAGCTGTATTATATAAACAGATGAAGCTGAATCtacttttaaaggtttttgttaGAAATTCATCAACAATCCAGACAACATGTTCCGTGTGGCTGTTTTACAGTTCCCTAATTTGGCTCATTTGTCCAGTCCAAACGGGTCAAGGGGtcatgtaaatgtttgtctGATCAGATCTGAGCAGTTCTTGAATACTATATAGGCACTGATTCTGGGGTGGACGTTTGTCTTCTTATAAAGGAGACCAAATGAGTCTTTTGACCTCActctagcgccaccatcaggTAAAGGTTATAATTTATTCACAAAGTGCATCTCCCATGAACTGTGTCCTTATGATATACCTGGACTTGTAACTTACACGGACACAGAACTTGTTTTAAGTTATTACTGAGTAAAGCTAAGAATTTAAACGATTTATCGGTAGCATAGAAACATTGTGCATTAACATACACTCTTTACAGTAACATTTCCAATAGATTAAATGTATGTCCTGGCCCAGTGACCTGTGCTCTCTAGCGCCACCATTAGGCAAAACTTCCGAATACAAACAGAGGTGTTATTGGCATCCATTGCATGGTCTAGTCTGCTAAAAAATTCAAGACTGTGATTTCAGATGGTGAAAGGGGACCATTCCTCAGATGACTTGCTTTTTGTACAAAGTGGAGGAAAGGCACTAATGTGCTTTGACTTTAAAGGCTTGTGTGAATATTCAAATGTGgatggtggggggtggggtgctAATATAAAGACAGGGTCCTCTGTCTTTTGTGGTTTGCAAAATGTAATTATATATCCACTGTAGATCTTATAGCCACATGCGCTCACAAATTCTGAATTATTTCTCCATGCATTTAGCGATGTAGTCTTAATAAATGTTAATCTTCTTAACTGCTTgttcagaaacaaagaaaaatggctgACACAGAGTTTACTCTCATCCTTGAATTAGGAATAGGAAGGATGAACTGATTCCAAATGCCAATCACAACCCAGACTCGGGCCACATGTCTGCCTGTGATGCTGCCTGTCTGTGCCTCATTTTGCATCAGGAGATGCCACAGCAGAAAGCTATAGCCTGCTCCTGAGCCTAGGAGGCGGCCGGTTTATGCATTCTAATGAGCGCTCCCTgggaaaaatatgcaaattcaTTTTGTCATCAAGAGAAAAATAGAGGACAGGAGAGCAGCAGATACAGGAGGGGCTTCGGGGAGGAGGGCACATGCGAGAGGCGGGATTGGGTGgattgaagtgtgtgtgtgtttgtgcacgccTGTGAATGTGCGTGGGTTGTGGGGGTACAAGAGCAGGAGGTGTTAAGAGCTGTGAAGGCTGTTTTAGAACAGAACTGAGGGACATATGTAAACCCCatgccacccacccacccaccccccaatCAGCCATCCCTTTCTACTTCTGAAAAATCCACATAATACTCCACAGTAGGTccgcaaaaacaaataaatacataataaatatggGAGACGTGTACTGTTAAATTAATCAGTCAAACAtgcttgcttgtttttgttattatgcGTTTGTGTTGTATCTCTGTTTATATTGTCTACTCAGactatatgtatatgtatagtATATTCTATAATAATACTTCTattactaatactactactaatgataataataataaatgtctttttaaaaaatatttttaaaaattggaaAAGGGTAATTAAATCTGTTATTAATTAACGTTTAATGCGTTAATTTCCAAAGATGACATGCAATGTTTATATTTCCAAAATACGAATtaagcaaaacagaaacaacgTATGAGAATACAAATATCTATATAGTAACACCGATTTTTTTGCATTAAGtaatattaatcattaataaaagattaaatgcGGCCTGCTAGTTTAAACACGTCAGTCTACTCGCACCGGTTTGCACTGGTTTGATGGGCTGTGCCGCTCTAACCTGCACATGAACAATAACTTGAGCTCAGGCTGCTGCAGTTCATCTGAACAACCGAGAGGGGGCCAGCGGaacctttgtgtgtgtccgGGGGGCGCGGGGGAAGACAAAGGCTGCTACACACCCGGCGGGCGGAAATCAAACGTTTCTCACACGAACTCTCTAAAGGATGCACATGCACCGACTCCACAGGCGGCGGGTTAGAAATACAACTTCACGTGGATGGATTTCACCCGTTACCGCCGCGATTTCAAATCTAATTTAACACTGTTTTCGGtatgtatctttttatttacGAACTCTGAAAATAAGTCTCGCTAGCCACTTAAATTATTGCCTGGCCTTGGggtaacatgctaacatgctagcgGCTAGGTGCATGCTCTGATAGTTCCGTCAATGTATGTTAATGGAGTTTATTTCAACTGTATGACAAGAGCAAAAAATCTGAATTAATATCTATGTATTAGGTGGATTATGATACATAGATATCTCGATGAATAGCTTTGCTGTTTAACTGAAGTACAGTTCTTACATGTGTTAACTTGGGGGATATCCATTCATCTTATATCataggtgtcaaacataaggcccgcgGGCTTAAAGCGGACCGCgagatgaatttgcaaagtgcaaaaattacattgaagacattaactgaaaattttctaaaaaaacaaaaaaaaagtaactgcaGTATTGCAGTATTTCGTAAGATAtgtccagttgttcattacatgttttgtgaTAGTGCAGGTAATTAAATTTAAACGCTTTCATAATgcacttctttgcactaaaacagggaaacatttggaagatttttttttagatcaaattgggctgtatgtggcccctgaactaaactgAGTTTGATATGTTTGGCTCATGTTTTTCTGTGCAAATGACATGTAATAAGTTAATTATGGTTTTTGATGCATATCACCAACCTTTTTGTGTGCTCATAGTTAAATATATGGACTGGTGTTCTTCAGCCCAGGTGGCACAGTGTAGCTGACCTGGAGGTCCCACGTCTGAGCCTGCAAACAAATGCTTTAAAGGTGGTTTGGTCAAGAGGCACTAAAATCTACTGGCATTTTAAAACAGTATCTTTAATCCCATCAGTcacaaaaccaaaatgaaacaaaccaaCGACAATGTTAAATTAGATCATAATGTAATGTCTTTAAATCGATGTTTAGAAAATATCCTGGACTGAGTAAAATGTCCCTGAAGAGTGTTTTTTCCATGTCCCCCTCATAACTTTGTGacgtgtatttttatttccGTAGCTCGTTTGGAGGTGAGCCAGGTTGCAGTGACATGGTAATATTTTTTGAATGCCACCAGACAACCGCGGACCCGaagagcagcagctttttgcCGATGACTGGCGAAGACACTGGTTTGGGGGCTTTGGCCTCACCTCTGGCGGGGTATTTGGGAAAAGTCAGTAGAGCTCATGCTTTCCTCTCGCAGTTGTCACTTGCGCAAAGCTGAATTacatttgaaaaatactgtgatgaTGCAGTACCAAACCAAActgaaccaaacaaacaaaaaacaaatggaaatctTTGGTAGTAAAAGgcgaaagtgtttttttttttaaaaaaaaaaacagtgtgcaACGATCTGATTTGCTCTTGAATGAGAAACGGTGTGCGTTCAGGTACTTGATGTTCACCCTGGTCCTGGTCACTAAAACTACTAATCACAGAAACTGGACACTAGACAGCTTCTATTAACAGTTCTCTTTTTGACTTTTATCCTCCATTTCTGCAAAATAAACCACATAAAACCCTTTTAATTTGTCAAGACGAGTGtactgaaaaaaattaaataaaatgtggatgATAGAAATGGAGGTTTGTTAAAGTAATTTATCCAATGCATGCATTAATGTCAAATGGGCAATATATTGGATTTACATTTGAATAGTTTCTGGACTcaactaaaatgtttttctatatattttttttaggttcagGAAAGAGCTGGTTTGCTCGAGCATTGCCCTTGGTGTACGTCAAAAGGCTTCACTTATGCTCTGCGCTCTTACCGCATCAACCTTCAGGAGTCAATCACCCTCTGCACAAATCCACAGGTACGTCCCATCACTCCTACGACGCACAGGAGTCGGTGTTTCatatctctcttttttgttttgtttttgctaccTGTTGTGTTAACCTTTCTGTTTTCATCCTACAGTGCCTTTTCCCTCTGGTCACCCGGCCGTTGGAGGATGTTTTGGCTAGCTTGGATCCTGTGGTGCCCACTCCtgggagcaaaagaaaaaataccatTGCGCTGGAAAATGAAGAGTCGATAAAACCTTCGGTCAAGCGTCTGCGGCCGGACGAACTTGGAGACGTCGAGCCGCAGAGTGTAATTGACACGCCTGTTAACCCAACAGAGCACGGTGCTGAAAGCGCAGCCAGAAATGGTCACTTCACTGCATCCAGTAAAGATGGTGATGAGGTTAATGGGCACTACATGGACTGTGCAGTTGCAGAGACGACCAGATTGGAATCAATACAAGACGAGGACGCTGTTGTAGGGAAGGATTCAGACGGGGCCGAGGATGCAGACGGTTGCCCTCCTTTTACATGCTTTGCTACAGCGGAACATTCATCAGAAGTTTTGATGATTTCTAATGCGCTCTCTCCTCATTGTGGTGCTCTTGGTATATCAGAGAATGACTTGAGGCAGCAGAGGAATCCTCCCGAGCAGCCGAACGGCCGCGTCAACAGTCCGGCCTGCGATCAGTCCCTTCGTCCAAACGAGGATATTTTTACAGCTGATGCCAGCGGTCCACAAAACGAACCGACGGCGTGGGCAGAACCTGCAGACGTCACCGGATGCAAAGACAACGAGTCAGAAAGTGAGGATTCGTCCCCTACCTCAATAACGAAGTCGGACAATCTTGTACCTGTTCCCAAGCATCTTTTCTGGAGGAACAAGGACAACTTGTGTTGGCTGGACTCTCTCCTTGCAGCCTTGGTTAACTGTAAGAGCTTGAGAAAGCTTAAACCAAAAGACGAGCCTCGTCGATCGCCTGTGTGGCAGCTGGTGACACGATACGAAGACGTTTGTGCTGCCATCCAAGTTCACCAACAGACCGGCATGGGTGAGTTAAAATATACATGACACCAGTATaggttgacttttttttattttttttatttaatctgcagtGATAACAGCCTAGTGACATTTAACTTCCTCGTTGCTTCACTGGGTTTTGTCTCAAACCACTAATGTCACTTTATTAAATTTATCAGTTTTATTAATGGGACCCCCATTAGCTGATATGTTGCATGTCAGCCATTCTTAACTTTAAATGGCGATCCCtggttttctttgctttttaatttttggtgCCTCTAGTGGGCCCACAAAGTGATTATCCCCCCTCTAAATTTAAGCTGTCCaacctctgtgtttttaatggaGGTTAATGGAAGCTTAAAAAACAATTAGCAGCTGTTGGTGGATACATTCAAACCTGGATGCATAAACTGAAACACTgcttcttgtatttgttttttttttttttttttacttatctgaagttgtttttttttctctagatGGCGTTGTGAGGGTGCCAGAACACGTGCTCCAAAAGGCCAACGCAGACCTGCAGAGTCTCAGGATGTCGGTCTTCACACTTCTGCAGCCCAAACTGCACGGTAAACAAGGTGAGTTCCCACCTGTCAGCCTTTTGTTAACCTGCTGCAACCCTGCATGTGTCTCATAGTGCTCCGTCAAATCGCTAGTTGTGAGAGACCAAGTCTTAAACCAAGAAATGTTCCAAAGAAACTAATCATTACAATCTATTATTCAGTGAATTTAACAGCTTTATAATCTACTCAAGATATTTTACCAACCTGACCAAGAGGAATAAGGTGACATCTTTATTTGCATTCAGTTCCTTTTCTTTCAACGCTCTCTGTTGAGGAAAACCACTGTAACCTCTAGTGGAAAATAAAACCCATCTCTACCATGCTAAAACACTTCTTTAGTAGCCGTGAACAACTCTGCAGAGGGCAGAGACGTTTCCCTGCCTCTGATTATCTGATAGCGTGAACTTGTTTGACAAGCCCTTGAACGTTTTACACGTTAGTTTATCTGTAAGAGTTAAAACACGACTCGCGCGGCCTTCCCGCCTCCGAACGCTTGCGTATAAATTACAAAGGCGCAGCAGACGGAACACATCAGGtacatttaagaaaataaacaaacagtcGTCTCTCGGCTCTCGGGAGTGAATCTGAACCTGCAGGAGTCGCAGCTCAGTGAGAACGTTCGCAGTTCGCGGTGCAGCTCTGCCAAAAAGCCCTGCGATGATTTTCTGTCGGTTTGGAGCATTGTTGTGTTTGATCTTCACACGTATCTGCAGAGACGCAGTAAAACCAGAAACACTGCTGATCCTAAATGTAGCATTTCAGCCAAGGCTATAATTATAATGTAGCCCAAGGCATGAAGGATCATGTTATTctgcagacataaaaaaaaaaataaataaagcaagtTGAAACTAAACAAGCAGGTTTAGTCAGTATAACACAAGATTACACTGTAACCCTTATGTAGGCATACGGGTTTCATCTAATATTTGTTCACTGGTCACTACCAGTTCAGTTAAAATTTCAaggacatgtttttcttttcttttttttttttaagtggaaataacactttttttttcttttttttttacaaatccaTGTTTTGGGCTCCGTACTTGACGTGTGAACGCACACAGTTGAATGAATGGCGCGAATAAATACGTTGCTACTGATAAGATACCGCAGAGGAACGATATGCAAACAATGACAAGTTATTGTGAACACAGGGAGATGTCTGAATGCCTTCCAAACTTTACTACACAATCCCCCTTTTACTCTCAGATATTAATTTTCATATAACTAAGTGCAAATTACAGTTATATGTCTTGCCTTGCTTATACACACACGTGTGGGCCTCCATGTTCAAACAATCTTCAAATGTAATTATCTCAAactccttttccctttttttttttttttctaccgtGGCGTTAACTACCCTTTATCTTCGCTCCGTCATTCTCACAACCACTTAATAGCACTGAGTCATGATTTCTAAACTGAGAGCTAACCGCTCATTGCAGCCGGTATCGCCCGGTGGTATCAGAAAAGTAGCAGGCTCAGACTTGCAAACCTTGGATTTTTCTCGACTAAAATGCAgccaaatgtttatttaatgggGGAAAACTGGTAAAACGTGctgtaaacacaaaaagatgGATCAGGATAAAGAGGTGATGGAGCAAAGCAGTTTAGATAGAAGAAGAGGACGGTGATTACTATCTAAAATGTGAGACTGCTGTTTGGTACCGTTTTGGTGAGTTTTCCTCTCAACCAATCGTCGCTCGATCTGTGCGTAGCTTCTTCAGCCAATGGGCAAAGCGCTGTTAGGTTGTTGTCAGACGGCACTGAAGCACGTCCCTTTAGATTCATTGGTTTGAATTCCCATAATCCATCACACAAAAGGACACCAAGGAGCAATGAATATTCCTTCAATCCACATGATCTCCACACATCAGGTCTTTCTTAAATTATCTGGACATGTAGAGTCTAGCCCTAGCCAGCTCTGGAATCCGCTTAAacttagaaatgtttttttttttttgcaggtcgGAAGGAAACTCCTGTGTTCGCCATGCCGCTGCTGCTCACCATGGACTCCTGGGTGGAGGATCTCTTCCAGTCAACCTTCCGCTGGCAGTTCAGGTGCAGCGAATGCAAAGTTGATTTGGAAGAAAGGCAAGTACACTTAAAAATGATTCTAATATGCATTTTGTCtttggctattttttttttttttttttttgtggggtaCTTTAACATCTAGTTTCTTGTTCCAAAACTGGGAGCCTCCCGTCCcagatttggtttgtttgggtCGTGAACAAAGATTCGCTCTTCGTTCTGTAATAAATCGCCAAGAGACTGGTTGGAGACGGCCCTCTTGGAATCCCTCCCCTCAGCAATTTGTCTACAGCGTGAACACACTTTACCCAAAAGGGACTGATACGAgcattacaccgatcagccacaacattaaaaccactgacaggagaagtgaataccactgaccatcttctgacaattcaatgttctgcttggaaacgtTGGGACCTGGTagtcatgtggatgtcacttagacatgtaccaccctcctagaccagaccagcccccccccacaccccatagtaatgacactccttgatggcagcagcctgacacagactcgcacacaaagacagtttgggaacaactcaaaaaacacgaagaacagcacaagctgttgatctggcttccaaattcactagaacccaaactgatcaagtatctgtggggtgatccacagaggcctctcccctcagcCCAAACCAAACCACTAAACCAAAATGCCCCCACtatcaacatcctgtttccagacacccatagaaaacccatgtccattctctgactggtttggaggcacgagggagacctacacaatattggtcataatgttatgcctgatcggtgtagacaCTCAGACTAGGCGTGTTCATATACAGAACGCCTATAGATGCCAGAGCTCAGACTCACCCCTGATGGCTCCGTTTTAAATACTTAATTTTCtcctgattgtttttttttttttctcgtccaGTTTTCCTG from Mugil cephalus isolate CIBA_MC_2020 chromosome 15, CIBA_Mcephalus_1.1, whole genome shotgun sequence encodes:
- the hmgb1a gene encoding high mobility group protein B1a; this encodes MGKDPTKPRGKMSSYAYFVQTCREEHKKKHPEASVNFAEFSKKCSERWKTMSAKEKGKFEDLARQDKARYEREMMSYVPARGGKKKKYKDPNAPKRPPSAFFIFCSEFRPKVKGESPGLTIGDVAKRLGEMWNSTAAEDKQPYEKKAAKLKEKYEKDVAAYRAKGKTGGGAPGKAPAKAEKKDDDDDDDDDEDEEEEDDDDDDDDE